The Deltaproteobacteria bacterium genome window below encodes:
- a CDS encoding M23 family metallopeptidase: MSRSGLGIFVLLAALPALLAVGMVRCEGTPPAIEAPAALAIGKDGRTVALTVTDAGAGPKSLAAVLVHGAGETPLVEQALGPGRWLPFGPGAPATVELVIDPKALGAKDGDATLRVTARDHAFRSWGGGNETQLEIPLRFDFRSPAVSVEPGIVYARRGGSVALAYRVGERTVRDGVELGERFFPAIRVGADDPAARHDAGWRLALFPLPIDQPDTKPVLIAEDEAGNRGQATPQVKIEERRVPEAMLNLPPSFLENKIGELAEAVDVDASDRLRAFQEINTRVRAENEKRIREVTAESSPTPLWDGAFEQMANSKVTSPFAEKRSYIVDAEKVSESTHYGYDLASLAGAPVTASNAGRVVFADELGIYGQCVIVDHGLGLFSLYGHLSSIDVAVGDTVAKGQTLGHSGQTGLAGGDHLHFAMLLAGHYVDPVEWWDAKWQRDRLDPQIAAARQ; encoded by the coding sequence ATGTCGCGTTCGGGACTGGGGATCTTCGTGCTCCTGGCGGCGCTGCCGGCCCTGCTCGCCGTGGGCATGGTGCGCTGCGAGGGCACGCCGCCCGCGATCGAGGCGCCGGCCGCGCTCGCGATCGGCAAGGACGGCCGCACGGTCGCGCTCACCGTGACCGACGCCGGCGCGGGCCCGAAGTCGCTCGCCGCCGTGCTGGTCCACGGGGCGGGCGAGACACCCCTCGTCGAGCAGGCCCTGGGCCCCGGCCGCTGGCTGCCCTTCGGCCCGGGCGCACCGGCCACCGTCGAGCTCGTGATCGACCCGAAGGCGCTCGGCGCGAAGGACGGCGACGCCACGCTGCGCGTCACGGCCCGCGACCACGCCTTCCGGAGCTGGGGCGGGGGCAACGAGACGCAGCTCGAGATCCCGCTGCGCTTCGACTTCCGCTCGCCCGCGGTCTCGGTCGAGCCTGGCATCGTGTACGCGAGGCGCGGCGGCTCCGTGGCGCTCGCCTATCGCGTGGGCGAGCGGACCGTGCGCGACGGGGTCGAGCTCGGCGAGCGCTTCTTCCCCGCCATCCGGGTCGGCGCCGACGACCCGGCCGCCCGGCACGATGCGGGCTGGCGGCTCGCGCTCTTCCCGCTCCCGATCGACCAGCCCGACACGAAGCCGGTGCTGATCGCCGAGGACGAGGCCGGCAACCGCGGCCAGGCGACCCCGCAGGTGAAGATCGAGGAGCGCCGCGTGCCGGAGGCCATGCTGAACCTCCCGCCGAGCTTCCTCGAGAACAAGATCGGCGAGCTGGCGGAAGCCGTGGACGTCGACGCGAGCGACCGCCTCCGGGCCTTCCAGGAGATCAACACCCGGGTCCGGGCGGAGAACGAGAAGCGGATCCGCGAGGTCACGGCCGAGAGCTCCCCGACACCGCTCTGGGACGGCGCCTTCGAGCAGATGGCGAACTCGAAGGTGACGAGCCCCTTCGCCGAGAAGCGCAGCTACATCGTGGACGCCGAGAAGGTCTCCGAGTCGACCCACTACGGCTACGACCTGGCCTCGCTGGCGGGCGCGCCGGTGACGGCCTCGAACGCGGGGCGGGTGGTCTTCGCCGACGAGCTCGGGATCTACGGCCAGTGCGTGATCGTGGATCACGGGCTCGGGCTCTTCTCGCTCTACGGGCACCTCTCGAGCATCGACGTCGCGGTGGGCGACACGGTCGCGAAGGGCCAGACGCTCGGGCACTCCGGCCAGACGGGGCTCGCTGGCGGCGACCACCTGCACTTCGCCATGCTGCTCGCGGGCCACTACGTCGACCCGGTGGAGTGGTGGGACGCGAAGTGGCAGCGCGACCGGCTCGACCCGCAGATCGCCGCCGCCCGGCAGTAG
- a CDS encoding histidine phosphatase family protein, protein MALRRLVLVRHGESEGNSRIRLIGSGDPPLSSEGRAQMLAARAALAGQVIDAVVASPARRSWQSAQVLTGGSTLRLEADLREVHFGRWEGRRVDEIRAADPVLYEQWRELAPGFEYPGGELRAAFRARIERGFARLDASGATSALLVAHKGVIRHLVHKLTGASLEERDRPALGEVLILTRVGDHWEIGARSSNPPGVETPAPTAPAEAA, encoded by the coding sequence ATGGCTCTGCGTCGGCTCGTGCTCGTGCGGCATGGGGAGAGCGAGGGCAACTCGCGCATCCGCCTGATCGGCAGCGGCGACCCGCCGCTCTCGAGCGAGGGCCGCGCCCAGATGCTGGCGGCGCGCGCCGCGCTCGCCGGCCAGGTGATCGACGCCGTCGTCGCGAGCCCCGCGCGCCGCTCGTGGCAGTCCGCGCAGGTCCTGACCGGCGGTAGCACCCTGCGCCTCGAGGCCGACCTGCGCGAGGTCCACTTCGGCCGCTGGGAGGGCCGCCGGGTCGACGAGATCCGCGCCGCCGACCCGGTGCTCTACGAGCAGTGGCGCGAGCTCGCGCCCGGCTTCGAGTACCCGGGCGGCGAGCTGCGCGCGGCCTTCCGCGCGCGCATCGAGCGCGGCTTCGCGCGCCTCGACGCCTCGGGTGCCACCTCGGCGCTTCTGGTCGCCCACAAGGGCGTGATCCGCCACCTCGTCCACAAGCTCACCGGCGCCTCGCTCGAGGAGCGCGACCGGCCCGCGCTCGGCGAGGTCCTGATCCTGACCCGTGTCGGCGACCACTGGGAGATCGGCGCCCGCTCGAGCAACCCGCCGGGCGTCGAGACACCCGCACCGACGGCGCCGGCCGAGGCGGCGTAG
- the acs gene encoding acetate--CoA ligase, whose product MADIESLLREKRVFEPAKAFAKQAVWTPRQVAAYRKLGARSPQRFWAAMAKEHLSWFSPWRKVLDWKPPYAKWFVGGKLNAAYNCLDRHVEGPGAWRRNKAAIVWEGEPGDSRVLTYGQLHREVCRFANVLKSLGVAKGDRVAIYLPLVPEAAIAMLACARIGATHSVVFGGFSAEALRDRIRDAGAKLVVTADGGYRRGAAFALKPAVDEALEEVEGVEHVIVLRRTGAPTRMRSGRDHWWHERMEGASADCPPAKLDSEHPLFILYTSGTTGKPKGILHTTGGFLTHVAATTRVVFDLKDEDVYWCTADVGWVTGHSYVVYGPLAVGATTVMYEGVPTHPAPDRWWSIIERWGVTVLYTAPTAIRAFIRLGEEHPAKHDLSSLRLLGSVGEPINPEAWMWYHRVIGGKRCPIVDTWWQTETGGILITPLPSSTPTKPGSATLPFPGIDAAVLDARGREVKARAGGFLALRKPWPGMLRGIWGDKKRYEETYWSKWKNVYFPGDGAHRDERGYFWIMGRIDDVMNVSGHRIGTMEVESAIVAHPQVAEAAVVGRPDELTGTAIVAFVTPRGGVSAGPELAASVRDAVTRHIGAIAKPADVRFTDALPKTRSGKIMRRLLRDIASGKEEVGDTTTLEDYSVLARLREADEAG is encoded by the coding sequence ATGGCCGACATCGAGTCCCTGCTCCGCGAGAAGCGCGTGTTCGAGCCGGCGAAGGCCTTCGCGAAGCAGGCGGTCTGGACCCCGCGCCAGGTGGCCGCGTACCGCAAGCTCGGCGCCCGGAGCCCGCAGCGCTTCTGGGCCGCGATGGCGAAGGAGCACCTGAGCTGGTTCTCGCCCTGGCGGAAGGTCCTCGACTGGAAGCCGCCCTACGCGAAGTGGTTCGTCGGGGGCAAGCTCAACGCCGCCTACAACTGCCTCGACCGCCACGTCGAAGGCCCCGGCGCCTGGCGCCGCAACAAGGCCGCGATCGTCTGGGAGGGCGAGCCCGGCGACAGCCGCGTGCTCACCTACGGGCAGCTCCACCGCGAGGTCTGCCGGTTCGCGAACGTGCTGAAGTCGCTCGGGGTCGCGAAGGGCGACCGCGTCGCCATCTACCTGCCGCTCGTCCCCGAGGCGGCGATCGCGATGCTCGCCTGCGCGCGGATCGGCGCCACCCACTCGGTGGTCTTCGGCGGCTTCTCGGCCGAGGCGCTGCGCGACCGGATCCGGGACGCCGGCGCGAAGCTGGTGGTGACGGCCGACGGCGGCTACCGGCGCGGCGCCGCCTTCGCGCTGAAGCCCGCCGTCGACGAGGCGCTCGAGGAGGTCGAGGGCGTCGAGCACGTGATCGTGCTGCGCCGCACCGGCGCGCCGACGCGGATGCGCAGCGGCCGCGACCACTGGTGGCACGAGCGCATGGAGGGCGCCTCCGCGGACTGCCCGCCCGCGAAGCTCGACTCCGAGCACCCGCTCTTCATCCTCTACACGAGCGGAACGACCGGCAAGCCGAAGGGCATCCTGCACACGACGGGCGGCTTCCTGACCCACGTGGCGGCCACCACCCGGGTGGTCTTCGACCTGAAGGACGAGGACGTCTACTGGTGCACCGCCGACGTCGGCTGGGTCACCGGACACTCCTACGTCGTCTACGGCCCGCTCGCGGTCGGCGCGACGACGGTCATGTACGAGGGCGTGCCCACCCACCCCGCGCCCGACCGCTGGTGGTCGATCATCGAGCGCTGGGGCGTGACGGTGCTCTACACCGCGCCGACCGCGATCCGCGCCTTCATCCGCCTCGGCGAGGAGCACCCCGCGAAGCACGACCTCTCCTCGCTGCGCCTGCTCGGCTCGGTGGGCGAGCCGATCAACCCCGAGGCGTGGATGTGGTACCACCGCGTGATCGGGGGCAAGCGCTGCCCGATCGTCGACACCTGGTGGCAGACCGAGACGGGCGGGATCCTGATCACGCCGCTGCCCTCCTCGACCCCGACCAAGCCCGGCTCCGCCACGCTGCCCTTCCCGGGCATCGACGCCGCGGTCCTCGACGCCCGGGGCCGCGAGGTGAAGGCGCGGGCGGGCGGCTTCCTCGCGCTCCGCAAGCCCTGGCCCGGCATGCTGCGGGGGATCTGGGGCGACAAGAAGCGCTACGAGGAGACGTACTGGAGCAAGTGGAAGAACGTCTACTTCCCGGGCGACGGCGCGCACCGGGACGAGCGCGGCTACTTCTGGATCATGGGCCGCATCGACGACGTCATGAACGTGTCCGGCCACCGGATCGGAACGATGGAGGTGGAGAGCGCGATCGTCGCGCACCCGCAGGTGGCCGAGGCCGCCGTCGTGGGCCGGCCCGACGAGCTGACCGGCACCGCGATCGTCGCCTTCGTGACCCCGCGCGGCGGGGTGTCGGCAGGGCCGGAGCTGGCGGCCTCCGTGCGCGACGCGGTCACGAGACACATCGGCGCGATCGCGAAGCCCGCCGACGTGCGCTTCACCGACGCGCTGCCGAAGACCCGCTCGGGAAAGATCATGCGCCGGCTCCTGCGCGACATCGCCTCCGGCAAGGAGGAGGTCGGCGACACCACGACGCTCGAGGACTACTCGGTGCTGGCGCGGCTGCGGGAGGCGGACGAGGCGGGCTGA
- a CDS encoding aminopeptidase P N-terminal domain-containing protein, whose translation MFAARRKRFLEAMEPDSVAILLGAEPAVRSRDTHYRFRQDSDFHYLTGFDHPGAAAVLRRDGGPPFTLFVEPRDPEAETWTGYRPGVEGARADFGADEAHPRSELLAKLPALLERARRVHHVLGRDPRVDQRIVETVEAARIRSRAHAPPPEAIVDPRAIVHEMRLVKEPEELELMRRAAEISREAHAAAAGRAHAGAGEHELEALLDYTFRRRGAAGPAYESIVGGGANATVLHYVANDQPLRDGTLVLIDAGCEYAGYASDVTRTYPVGGRFTPEARAVYEVVLAAQEAALEASRPGATLDEVHDAALRRLVEGMIELALLPRTPLDEAIAAGDFRRYYMHRTSHWLGLDVHDVGAYSRDGKPRRLEPGMVFTVEPGLYVPARDERAPAALRGIGVRIEDDVVVLETGHENLCAAIPKRPDELEALVRSGARA comes from the coding sequence ATGTTCGCCGCCCGCCGCAAGCGCTTCCTCGAGGCGATGGAGCCGGACTCGGTCGCGATCCTGCTCGGGGCGGAGCCGGCGGTCCGCTCGCGCGACACCCACTACCGCTTCCGCCAGGACAGCGACTTCCACTACCTGACGGGCTTCGACCACCCGGGCGCGGCGGCGGTCCTGCGCCGGGACGGCGGGCCGCCCTTCACCCTCTTCGTCGAGCCGCGCGACCCCGAGGCGGAGACCTGGACCGGCTACCGGCCGGGGGTCGAGGGCGCGCGCGCGGACTTCGGCGCCGACGAGGCGCACCCCCGGTCCGAGCTGCTCGCGAAGCTCCCGGCGCTGCTCGAGCGGGCCCGGCGCGTCCATCACGTGCTCGGCCGCGATCCGCGCGTCGACCAGAGGATCGTCGAGACCGTCGAGGCGGCGCGGATCCGCTCGCGCGCGCACGCGCCGCCGCCGGAGGCGATCGTCGACCCGCGGGCGATCGTGCACGAGATGCGCCTCGTGAAGGAGCCCGAAGAGCTCGAGCTCATGCGGCGCGCCGCCGAGATCAGCCGCGAGGCGCACGCGGCGGCGGCCGGCCGGGCCCACGCGGGCGCCGGCGAGCACGAGCTCGAGGCGCTCCTCGATTACACCTTCCGGCGGCGAGGCGCCGCGGGGCCGGCCTACGAGTCGATCGTGGGCGGTGGGGCCAACGCCACCGTGCTCCACTACGTCGCGAACGACCAGCCGCTGCGCGACGGCACGCTGGTGCTGATCGACGCCGGCTGCGAGTACGCGGGCTACGCCTCGGACGTGACGCGCACCTATCCGGTCGGGGGCCGCTTCACACCCGAGGCGCGGGCGGTCTACGAGGTGGTGCTCGCCGCGCAGGAGGCGGCGCTCGAGGCCTCGCGCCCCGGGGCCACGCTCGACGAGGTGCACGACGCGGCCCTGCGCCGCCTCGTCGAGGGCATGATCGAGCTCGCGCTGCTGCCCCGGACCCCGCTCGACGAGGCGATCGCGGCCGGCGACTTCCGCCGCTACTACATGCACCGCACGAGCCACTGGCTGGGCCTCGACGTCCACGACGTCGGCGCCTACAGCCGGGACGGCAAGCCGCGCCGGCTCGAGCCGGGCATGGTCTTCACGGTCGAGCCGGGCCTCTACGTGCCCGCCCGCGACGAGCGCGCGCCGGCGGCGCTGCGCGGCATCGGCGTGCGCATCGAGGACGACGTGGTCGTCCTCGAGACGGGGCACGAGAACCTGTGCGCCGCGATCCCGAAGCGCCCCGACGAGCTCGAGGCGCTGGTACGGTCCGGCGCGCGCGCCTGA
- a CDS encoding HRDC domain-containing protein has translation MADYVRIEREAELRALAKDLLREKVIAVDTEADSFYHYYDKTCLVQIASSEGIFLVDPLALGGPSELAPLGPVFAARKVRKIFHAAEYDLYVLKRDCGFEFAHLFDTMVSAQLLGYPAVGLAALSERHFNVKLPKDEQRSDWSTRPLRESQLLYAASDVAHLVQLADKLEAQLEEKGRLAWAKEEFETLVARTWPPREFDGAGYLRIKGAKGLPPVQLSILRELYLLRDARAREVDRPPFKVLGNRTLLEIAQRQPRDTAELGSIKGITELILRRLGKEILAAVTKGAGSPHGPLRRVEGSGRRRMDRRTEKRVERLKRWRTGRARELGLDPGVLCPNTGLEAIAWRNPARAAEVAEIPELKGWFVREFGREIADALRGDEEEGD, from the coding sequence TTGGCGGACTACGTGCGCATCGAGCGCGAGGCCGAGCTGCGGGCCCTGGCCAAGGACCTGCTTCGCGAGAAGGTGATCGCGGTCGATACCGAGGCCGACAGCTTCTACCACTACTACGACAAGACCTGCCTGGTACAGATCGCATCGAGCGAGGGGATCTTCCTGGTCGATCCCCTGGCGCTCGGAGGCCCCTCGGAGCTGGCGCCGCTCGGGCCGGTCTTCGCCGCCCGGAAGGTGCGCAAGATCTTCCACGCCGCCGAGTACGACCTCTACGTGCTCAAGCGCGACTGCGGCTTCGAGTTCGCGCACCTCTTCGACACGATGGTGTCGGCCCAGCTGCTCGGCTATCCCGCCGTCGGCCTGGCCGCGCTCTCCGAGCGACACTTCAACGTGAAGCTCCCGAAGGACGAGCAGCGCTCCGACTGGTCGACGCGCCCGCTGCGCGAGAGCCAGCTCCTCTACGCCGCCTCCGACGTCGCGCACCTGGTCCAGCTCGCCGACAAGCTCGAGGCACAGCTCGAGGAGAAGGGCCGGCTCGCCTGGGCGAAGGAGGAGTTCGAGACGCTGGTGGCCCGTACCTGGCCGCCGCGCGAGTTCGACGGCGCGGGCTACCTGCGCATCAAGGGCGCCAAGGGCCTGCCGCCCGTTCAGCTCTCGATCCTGCGCGAGCTCTACCTGCTGCGCGACGCGCGTGCGCGCGAGGTCGACCGCCCGCCCTTCAAGGTGCTCGGCAACCGTACGCTGCTCGAGATCGCGCAGCGCCAGCCGCGCGACACCGCGGAGCTCGGCTCGATCAAGGGCATCACCGAGCTGATCCTGCGCCGGCTCGGCAAGGAGATCCTGGCGGCGGTGACGAAGGGCGCCGGCTCGCCGCACGGTCCCTTGCGGCGCGTCGAGGGGAGCGGGCGGCGGCGCATGGACCGCCGCACCGAGAAGCGCGTCGAGCGGCTCAAGCGCTGGCGCACCGGGCGCGCCAGGGAGCTGGGCCTCGACCCGGGGGTCCTGTGCCCGAACACCGGCCTCGAGGCGATCGCGTGGAGGAATCCCGCCCGGGCCGCCGAGGTGGCGGAGATCCCGGAGCTGAAGGGCTGGTTCGTGCGCGAGTTCGGGCGCGAGATCGCCGACGCGCTGCGCGGGGACGAGGAAGAGGGCGACTGA
- a CDS encoding FIST C-terminal domain-containing protein produces the protein MIRAFAALARDEEPGRAAAALAGEARAALGAVDAAFVFVAGPGASAPRAAAAARAGLGTGAVAGLLAHGVLAGADEEQEGPAVAVLALAGLEATPFRLADLAGAEEAAGAELEAALGRSAAEGDLAVLFTDPVAIDTRRLLAACDEVLPPGSLVGAAAAIAPDGRPGAPWSGRELAPGGAAGLVLHLPRPARIAVDHGCRPITGCLPVTRSDGHWVLELAGRPALDVYCEAAGAPLAADLRRAGELVVAALPRAGDRFVVRPVAGFAPEQRAFALAEDLRPGARLRFALRDGDLAREDLARVLATAPSPAAAALYLSCSGRGRTLFRHAGLEAAVVARALGATPLAGPFGSFQFGPVAGSTELHTYAAVLALL, from the coding sequence GTGATCCGCGCCTTCGCCGCACTCGCCAGGGACGAGGAGCCGGGCCGGGCGGCCGCCGCGCTGGCCGGGGAGGCGCGCGCCGCGCTCGGGGCCGTGGACGCCGCCTTCGTCTTCGTGGCGGGTCCCGGGGCGAGCGCGCCACGAGCCGCGGCGGCTGCCCGGGCGGGCCTCGGGACGGGCGCCGTCGCGGGCCTGCTCGCGCACGGGGTCCTGGCCGGCGCCGACGAGGAGCAGGAGGGCCCGGCGGTCGCCGTCCTGGCCCTGGCCGGGCTCGAGGCCACCCCGTTCCGTCTCGCCGATCTCGCCGGCGCCGAGGAGGCGGCGGGCGCCGAGCTCGAGGCGGCCCTGGGCCGCTCGGCGGCCGAGGGCGACCTGGCCGTGCTCTTCACGGACCCGGTCGCGATCGACACGCGGCGGCTGCTCGCGGCCTGTGACGAGGTCCTGCCGCCCGGCTCGCTGGTGGGCGCGGCGGCGGCGATCGCCCCGGACGGAAGGCCCGGCGCGCCCTGGAGCGGGCGCGAGCTGGCCCCTGGCGGCGCCGCCGGCCTCGTGCTCCACCTGCCGCGGCCGGCACGGATCGCCGTCGATCACGGCTGCCGGCCGATCACGGGCTGCCTGCCGGTCACGCGCAGCGACGGCCACTGGGTGCTCGAGCTCGCGGGGCGGCCCGCGCTCGACGTCTACTGCGAGGCGGCGGGCGCGCCGCTCGCCGCGGACCTGCGCCGCGCGGGCGAGCTCGTGGTCGCAGCCCTGCCGCGCGCCGGCGACCGCTTCGTCGTGCGCCCGGTGGCCGGCTTCGCACCCGAGCAGCGCGCCTTCGCGCTCGCCGAGGATCTGCGCCCGGGCGCCCGCCTGCGCTTTGCGCTGCGCGACGGCGACCTGGCACGCGAGGACCTGGCGCGCGTGCTCGCGACGGCGCCGTCGCCCGCTGCGGCGGCCCTCTACCTCAGCTGCTCGGGCCGCGGGCGGACGCTCTTCCGCCATGCCGGCCTCGAGGCTGCCGTGGTCGCGCGCGCGCTCGGCGCGACGCCGCTCGCGGGGCCCTTCGGGTCGTTCCAGTTCGGGCCCGTCGCCGGGAGCACGGAGCTCCACACCTATGCCGCGGTGCTCGCGCTCCTGTGA
- a CDS encoding proline--tRNA ligase — protein MRWSHAFVPTLRDDPADAEAVSHKLLVRAGLVRQLSAGIYSLLPLGWRVCRKIERIVREEMERIGGQEFRLPALHPAELWQRSGRWQVMGEEMFRLEDRRGAELCLGMTHEEVFASLAVEVRSYRALPQIWFQVQTKFRDEPRPKSGLLRVREFVMKDSYSLDLDRAGLDRAFQLHFDAYRRIFERCGLQPLAVEASSGAMGGSESIEFMVPSDAGEDWVASCGACGYAANVEKATSQLAEVADEGAAAAPEKFATPGVRTIEDLVSFPGGAPAERQIKTLVYVVDGETVLVLLRGDHLLSEQKLADGAGATAVRAARDEEIRAALGASAGSLGAVGVRGLRVLADLALQGRRGMTTGANEDGFHLRGVEPGRDVAVAGWLDLRAVAAGEACPLCASPLAVAKTIEVGHIFKLGTRYSEALGATVLDEQGQSVPIVMGSYGIGVGRVAAAIVERCHDAAGIAWPVGVAPFEVVVTVLNPKEVETAEVGERLYEALRGAGVDVLLDDRDERPGVKFKDADLVGIPYRIVVGARGLAKKVVELKRRRDGSSRELPVDRAAETVAETVFEERR, from the coding sequence GTGCGCTGGTCCCACGCCTTCGTCCCGACCCTGCGCGACGACCCGGCCGACGCCGAAGCCGTCAGCCACAAGCTCCTCGTGCGCGCCGGGCTCGTACGCCAGCTCTCCGCCGGCATCTACTCGCTGCTGCCGCTCGGCTGGCGCGTGTGCCGCAAGATCGAGCGCATCGTGCGCGAGGAGATGGAGCGGATCGGCGGGCAGGAGTTCCGGCTGCCGGCGCTGCACCCGGCGGAGCTGTGGCAGCGCTCCGGCCGCTGGCAGGTGATGGGCGAGGAGATGTTCCGCCTCGAGGACCGGCGCGGCGCCGAGCTGTGCCTGGGCATGACCCACGAGGAGGTCTTCGCGTCGCTCGCCGTCGAGGTGCGCAGCTACCGCGCGCTGCCCCAGATCTGGTTCCAGGTGCAGACCAAGTTCCGCGACGAGCCGCGTCCCAAGTCGGGCCTGCTGCGGGTGCGCGAGTTCGTGATGAAGGACTCCTACTCGCTCGACCTCGACCGCGCCGGGCTCGACCGCGCCTTCCAGCTCCACTTCGACGCGTACCGCCGGATCTTCGAGCGCTGCGGGCTCCAGCCGCTCGCGGTCGAGGCCTCCTCGGGCGCGATGGGCGGCAGCGAGTCGATCGAGTTCATGGTGCCGAGCGACGCGGGCGAGGACTGGGTGGCCTCGTGCGGCGCCTGCGGCTACGCGGCCAACGTCGAGAAGGCCACCTCGCAGCTCGCGGAGGTCGCGGACGAGGGTGCGGCGGCGGCCCCCGAGAAGTTCGCGACCCCCGGCGTGCGGACCATCGAGGACCTCGTGTCCTTCCCGGGCGGCGCGCCCGCCGAGCGCCAGATCAAGACGCTGGTCTACGTGGTCGACGGCGAGACCGTGCTCGTCCTCCTGCGTGGCGACCACCTGCTCTCCGAGCAGAAGCTCGCCGACGGCGCCGGCGCGACGGCCGTGCGCGCGGCCCGCGACGAGGAGATCCGCGCCGCGCTCGGCGCCTCGGCGGGGAGCCTCGGGGCGGTGGGCGTGCGCGGTCTCCGGGTGCTCGCGGACCTCGCGCTCCAGGGCCGCCGCGGCATGACCACGGGCGCGAACGAGGACGGCTTCCACCTGCGCGGCGTCGAGCCCGGCCGCGACGTCGCGGTCGCCGGCTGGCTCGACCTGCGCGCGGTCGCCGCGGGCGAGGCCTGCCCGCTCTGCGCGAGCCCGCTCGCGGTCGCGAAGACCATCGAGGTCGGCCACATCTTCAAGCTCGGCACCCGCTACAGCGAGGCGCTCGGGGCCACGGTGCTCGACGAGCAGGGCCAGTCCGTGCCGATCGTGATGGGCTCGTACGGGATCGGCGTCGGGCGCGTGGCGGCGGCGATCGTCGAGCGCTGCCACGACGCGGCCGGGATCGCCTGGCCGGTCGGGGTGGCGCCCTTCGAGGTGGTGGTGACGGTCCTGAACCCGAAGGAGGTCGAGACCGCCGAGGTCGGCGAGCGCCTCTACGAGGCCCTGCGCGGCGCCGGCGTCGACGTGCTGCTCGACGACCGCGACGAGCGGCCGGGCGTCAAGTTCAAGGACGCCGACCTGGTCGGGATCCCCTACCGGATCGTGGTCGGTGCCCGCGGGCTCGCGAAGAAGGTGGTCGAGCTGAAGCGCCGCCGCGACGGCAGCTCCCGCGAGCTGCCGGTCGACCGCGCCGCCGAGACCGTCGCCGAGACCGTCTTCGAAGAGCGGCGCTGA
- a CDS encoding urate hydroxylase PuuD has protein sequence MELFSMEGVYFLLRWLHFLAGITWIGMLYYFNFVQTPFFATELGGSARGAMVRGLVPNALWWFRWGAMVTFLSGWLIVLAKWGHDQTPLDSGYMTRILTGGILGSLMWFNVWFVIWPTQKLVIRSAEQVAAGGQAIPEAAARAPRAGTASRANVLFSIPMLFFMGAASHFAFTGTGGVTLYWIVALAVMLALELIVLMGPGLKQLGTVSGTIHMGLGLTLVLFLAQEILTAF, from the coding sequence ATGGAACTGTTCAGCATGGAGGGCGTGTACTTCCTCCTCCGCTGGCTCCACTTCCTGGCCGGCATCACCTGGATCGGGATGCTCTACTACTTCAACTTCGTCCAGACGCCCTTCTTCGCGACCGAGCTCGGAGGCAGCGCCCGCGGCGCGATGGTGCGCGGGCTCGTGCCGAACGCCCTCTGGTGGTTCCGCTGGGGCGCGATGGTCACCTTCCTGAGCGGCTGGCTGATCGTGCTCGCCAAGTGGGGTCACGACCAGACCCCGCTCGATTCGGGCTACATGACCCGCATCCTGACCGGTGGGATCCTCGGCAGCCTGATGTGGTTCAACGTGTGGTTCGTGATCTGGCCGACCCAGAAGCTCGTGATCCGCTCCGCCGAGCAGGTCGCGGCCGGTGGCCAGGCGATCCCGGAGGCGGCCGCGCGCGCGCCGCGCGCCGGCACCGCCTCGCGCGCGAACGTGCTCTTCTCGATCCCGATGCTGTTCTTCATGGGCGCCGCGAGCCACTTCGCCTTCACGGGCACCGGCGGGGTCACCCTCTACTGGATCGTCGCGCTGGCGGTCATGCTGGCGCTCGAGCTGATCGTGCTGATGGGCCCCGGGCTCAAGCAGCTCGGCACCGTGAGCGGCACGATCCACATGGGGCTCGGCCTCACGCTGGTGCTGTTCCTGGCGCAGGAGATCCTGACGGCCTTCTGA
- a CDS encoding cytochrome c, giving the protein MRKRLGLAMVAVAAAIACDRGPSVELSEAAQRGRKVYLNVCIACHNADPAKDGTLGPNLAGSTSELIEWRVVRGTYPPGYTPKRPTNAMPAFPHLAADVDDLYAFVRETTAGAAP; this is encoded by the coding sequence GTGCGCAAGCGGCTCGGACTGGCGATGGTGGCCGTGGCAGCCGCGATCGCGTGCGATCGCGGGCCGTCGGTGGAGCTCTCCGAGGCTGCGCAGCGCGGGCGCAAGGTCTACCTGAACGTGTGCATCGCCTGCCACAACGCCGACCCGGCCAAGGACGGCACGCTCGGCCCGAACCTGGCCGGCTCGACCAGCGAGCTGATCGAGTGGCGCGTCGTCCGCGGCACCTACCCGCCTGGATACACACCGAAGCGGCCGACCAACGCGATGCCGGCCTTCCCGCACCTGGCCGCGGACGTGGACGACCTCTACGCCTTCGTGCGCGAGACGACCGCGGGCGCCGCCCCGTAG